The proteins below come from a single Marinobacter bohaiensis genomic window:
- the truA gene encoding tRNA pseudouridine(38-40) synthase TruA, which translates to MHPSFTTFDQAAPIGDGRVALLFEYDGAAFHGWQYQKSGVPSVQGHLQEAVSRVANHPVDLICAGRTDAGVHATAQVVHFETPSVRTFRSWIMGINTALPGDIAVRWAGKMADDFHARFSAVSRRYRYVIHNHPVRPGLLRKHVSWTFRPLDAERMHEAAQALVGEQDFSSFRAAGCQSRTPHRNLHFIRVSRHGDYVVIDIQANAFLHHMVRNIAGALMAVGNGKQRPEWIREILARKDRRQADITAPAYGLYLVNVGYPADAGIPSEAPGPDFMQPWFSDEQQALVEGPEFQRHQSEVS; encoded by the coding sequence TTGCATCCCTCGTTCACAACCTTTGATCAGGCAGCGCCGATCGGCGATGGTCGCGTTGCTCTGCTGTTTGAATACGACGGTGCCGCCTTTCACGGCTGGCAATACCAGAAAAGCGGCGTTCCATCGGTTCAGGGGCACCTCCAGGAGGCGGTGTCCAGGGTGGCCAATCATCCGGTCGACCTGATCTGTGCCGGACGCACCGACGCCGGCGTCCATGCCACCGCCCAGGTGGTGCATTTCGAAACGCCGTCGGTGCGCACCTTCCGTTCCTGGATCATGGGCATCAATACGGCGTTGCCGGGCGACATTGCGGTGCGCTGGGCCGGGAAGATGGCCGACGATTTTCACGCGCGCTTCAGCGCCGTCAGCCGACGCTATCGCTACGTCATTCACAATCACCCCGTTCGCCCCGGGCTGCTGCGCAAACACGTCAGCTGGACGTTTCGCCCGCTGGATGCGGAGCGCATGCACGAGGCTGCGCAGGCGCTGGTCGGCGAGCAAGACTTCAGTTCGTTTCGGGCGGCAGGGTGTCAATCGCGTACGCCGCACCGGAACCTGCATTTCATCCGGGTCAGCCGTCACGGCGACTATGTGGTGATCGACATCCAGGCCAACGCGTTCCTGCATCATATGGTCCGAAACATCGCCGGTGCGTTGATGGCGGTGGGCAACGGCAAGCAGCGACCGGAATGGATTCGTGAGATACTGGCGCGGAAGGACAGGCGACAGGCGGATATTACCGCGCCGGCTTATGGGCTGTATCTGGTGAACGTCGGTTATCCGGCGGACGCCGGTATCCCGTCCGAGGCGCCGGGGCCAGACTTCATGCAGCCCTGGTTCTCCGACGAACAGCAGGCCCTGGTTGAAGGACCCGAATTCCAGCGACATCAGAGCGAGGTGTCATGA